Genomic DNA from Candidatus Kaiserbacteria bacterium:
ATTTTCAGGAAGGACTATGAAAAAGGAAGAAGGTACACCAAAATACGTTAATTCACCCGAGACAGAACTCTTTGTTAAGTCTGACATCCTCTATGGGTATGATAAGGCAAAGCAGGGGATTCGGCACTATGATTTTTCGCTTCTCGTGGAAGGACAGTTTGACCTCGTCCTTTCCCATCAGGCAGGGTACACGAATGCAGTAGCTGTCTCAGGGACAGCCTTTACTCCACACCACCTCTCACTCCTCGAGCGTCTTTCAACACGCATTGTGCTTGCACTTGATGCTGATAGAGCGGGCGTGACGGCGGTAAAGCGTATTGCAGGCATGATGCTTTCGCGGGGTATGGATGTAAAAGTGGCGCGCATGGAAGGAGGGAAGGATCCTGCAGATATCATCAAGGCAAACCCCGTCGATTTTAAACACTTTGTGGGGCATGCGGTGCATGTCGTCGAATTTCTCCTTGGGGTACTCAAAGAAGGTATGAAAGATGAGCGTACGTATAAACTCCGCGTTCGAGAGGAAATTTTACCCCTTCTCGTTACTATGGAGAATCGTATTGATAGAGAGCATTTTGAAGGTGTCATTGCCGAACAGATTGGTGCTACAAAAGAAGGTGTGCACTACGAAGTAGAGCGACTTGAAGCACTCCATAAGAATGCGCCCAAGGCTCCGAGTACACACGATGCTTCTCCAGTTCTCCGTAAGGAAGTGCTAACCACCAATCGCCAAACAGGACTCTATAATCATATTTGTGCACTTATGCATGTATGTGTCGAGGAACGTTCATGGATAGGGGAGCGTATTGCTGCTCATATGGAAACAATTCTGAGCCCCGAGGCGTTTAGTGCATTCAAGGAAGCGGAGGTCACACCCCTCATTCAAGCAGAGATTTTTACTCTCGAAGAGCATCTTGAAGGGCTCCGTGAAAAGTACTTTCTTGAAGAGGTGTCTGACGTACTTACACACTATACCCACACTATGGCGCGTGACCACCTTGGCGCACTCCGTAAGCAACTAGGATTACTTGAGGCAGGTGTGGACGATGTCAAAGAAATTGAGATTCTGACTGAAATGAAGAAGGCAGAGAAACTCCTGCAGGCACCGGTTAAAATTGATAAAGAATAAAGGCCCCAAGGAGGGGCGCTTTAGCGTCCAATATGACTGGGGAAACAACATACCACTCTGCAAGCGGAACATATACAATAGCATATCGTTATAGAAACAATAATATTATGCTCACTGCGTTTTCCCTGCGATACTGTGGACTTTTCTGTGTTTTAGGGTATAATTGCCCGCATAATGGCAAAAAAGGCTGTAGTACAAAAGAAAAAAGTAGCAAAAAAGTCGCCTGCAAAAAAGGCGATTATTAAGTCACCTACAAAAAAGAAGGTTGCTTCAAAAAAGCACCTGCTAAAAAAGTAGTCAAAAAAGCACCAGCACCAAAGAAAAAGTTGTTCCAAAGAAAGTAATCAAGAAAGTAGTACTAAAAAAAGCACCTCCTAAGAAGGTGGTGAGAGCTGTTGCTCCAAAAAAAGCACCTGCAAAGAAAGTGGTGGTGAAGAAACTTTCAAAGACCGAATTACTTCAAGAGCATAAGGCAGAAGGACTCCTTACCATTGGTCGCGGCCGTGGTTACGTCACCTATGATGAGATTCTCAAAGAGTTTCCGACCATTGAGCGTGATGTAGATTTTCTTGAGACACTCTATGAGCGTCTTGCGACTGCAAGCATCGATGTAATCGGCGGCGGTGGCATGCTCGGCGACGAGACCGGTGGCGACCTCCTCACGGATAGGAAGAATGTATACAAGCGCAACGACAATGCGTACGATTCTATTCAGATGTACTTGCGTGAAATTGGTCAGTACCCACTTCTGACCGCACACGAAGAGCGCGTGCTTGCTAAGCGAATCGTGGATGGTGATTCTGAAGCACGAAATCTTCTTGCCCGAGCAAACCTTCGTCTTGTGGTCTCTATTGCAAAGAAGTATGTTGGGCGAAGTCCTGATCTCACGCTCCTTGACCTTATTCAGGAAGGAAATCTCGGCCTCTTCAAAGCGGTAGATAAGTTTGACTTCACCAAGGGCTTTAAGTTTTCGACGTACGCTACCTGGTGGATTCGTCAGGCGATTACTCGCGCGCTCGCAGACCAATCACGAACGATTCGTATTCCCGTACACATGGTAGAAACCATGGCGAAGTACAAGCAAGTGGCGCGTCGTCTTGCACAAGACCTTGGCCGTGACCCCATGGCAGAGGAGATTGCTACTGAGATGGATGTAGAAGTAGAGAAAATCTACCAAATTGAAAAAATCAGCCAGGACACTATCTCGCTCGAACTTCCTATTGGTGATGACGACGACCGCTCACGACTCTCCGACTTTATTGCGGATGATAAAATCATTTCTCCTGACCAGGAAGTAGCGCACCGCATTCTTGCGGACCAGATGCAGGAAATTCTTGCATCACTCTCTGACAAGGAACGAAAGATTCTTGAGATGCGTCATGGACTCCTCGATGGCACCTATCACACACTCGAAGAAGTGGGAAAGGAGTTTGGTGTAACCCGTGAACGTATTCGCCAAATTGAAGCAAAAGCGCTCGAAAAGATTCGCCAACACGATAAAGCGAGAAGGCTAAAGAGTTATTAATGACATGAAAAAGAAAACCACTGATGCTCAAAAAGATCAGTGGTTTTCTTAGTAGTGTCGCAGACTGAATTTTCTAATTAAGTATTTTTTTGGGTTTAGTTTACGCATTATCACGAATACCGAGGTACTTCGCAAGTATATGCTTAAGTCCTCGGCGTGAGATAACGCCAATAGGGCGGTCGTCGTGGTCGACGATAGGAATATGTGCAGTTTGATGTGCAATTGCCGTGCCCGCGATGGTAATGAGAGAATCATCGACTCGGACTGATTGAAAATCCACACTCATGAATTCTCGCACTTCCTTATCCTCAGCATCTCTAACTGCTAATTCAAAAAGTTCTTCCGTGCCGAGTTGGGTAAACACCTTATCACCATCGAGATGGGTAGGAATGATAGCATCGAGAAGGTCAGATACGTTCACCTCTCCCGTTAGAACGCCATCATCACCGACTACCAATAGAGAATTGGTTTGTTCTTTCATCATGAGTGCGATTGCATCTTTAAAGGTGCCATCTTCGGGGATGAGAACCGCTTCTTTTGTAATATCGCGTATCTCCATATACATAAATGATACTCCTATGTTTTGGAAAGTAAAGAAGCCCACCAGAGGTGGGACCAGGCTTCTTTGCTAGCGAAGGTATCGGCCTCCGCCGATGCTATTTTTTATGTCGCTGAGCGCGACAAACTTGAGGGTGGAACCAGGGTGCGAAGCTCGTCTATTTTTATGTATTCAGCCACCCGACGGCTTTCTGGACAACCAAGCGGGGGCTTTAGCAGAAGATCCCCCAACAAGTTTAATGTCGCTAGGCGCGACGGACTAGTAAAGAAGCCCACCAGAGGTGGGACCAGGCTTCTTTGCTAGCAGAAGAGTCTTCTTCGGTAGGTTGTGTTTACATCAACCTCTGCGAGTGACATTTAGTCACTCCTCACCTCCGCCGATACAAGTTTAATGTCGCTTTCCGCGACGGACTAGGAAAGAAGCCCACCTTTGGTGGATCTAGGGCTTCTTTGTGATTTTTTGATACTTACCGTATATGTAACAGGTGTTACATATACAGTAAGGTACGGGTGAGGGTGTTGAAATGAGTTCTTGTGAAGAACCCTGTATAATAGATTTGTATGAATGAATCATTATTTTTGGAGGCGTACAACAGACTCAATTCTGCACAAAAAAAAGCTGTGGATACTATCGAGGGTCCTGTGATGGTGATTGCAGGTCCTGGTACCGGAAAGACGCAGATTCTTACCTTGCGTATTGCAAATATTTTGCGCATGACGGACGCGTCTCCAGAAAGTATTTTGGCACTTACTTTTACCGAGTCAGGCGCTCGTGCGATGCGTGAGCGTCTCGCCTCGTATATAGGAGCGCCCGCCTACCGCGTGCCTATTCACACCTTTCACGAATTTGCGGGAGGACTTATTCGTGCGTTCCCCGACGCCTATGAACGGGCGGTCGGTGGACGCCCGATTGCCGATCTTGAAAAAATCACTCTCATTGAGTCTATTCTGAGTGGGTCGAATATTGCACTCTTGCGACCACGAGGCAATCCGCAATTTTATATTGCACCTATCATGAATGCGCTTTCACTCATGAAGCGAGAATATATCACTCCTGATGCATTCGCACATATTATTGATGAACAAGAGGTAGTGCTCAATGCAACACCACAGTTTCATGAAAAAGGTGCACATAAAGGCAAAATACGAAGCGAGTACATTGACCGCGAAAAAGGTGTACAGAAAAATCGTGAACTTCTTTTCGTGTATCGTGCATACGAGGCTGCCCTCGCGGAGCAACGATTCGTTGATTACGACGATATGATTTTTGAAACGGTAAAAGCACTGGAGCATAATGAAGACATGCTTCGCTCACTCCAGGAGCAATATCAGTACGTCCTCGCAGATGAGCACCAGGATGTAAACGGTAGCCAGAATCGTATTCTCGAACTCCTTGCGTCATTTCACGAGCGTCCGAATCTTTTTGTCGTGGGAGATGAAAAACAGTCCATCTACCGTTTTCAAGGCGCGTCACTTGAAAACTTCCTTTTCTTTGAGGAAAAGTTTCCTCACACAACCACGGTGGCACTCATCGAAAACTATCGCTCTGCGCAGGGTATTCTCGACCTCTCCCATGAACTCATTACT
This window encodes:
- the dnaG gene encoding DNA primase, with the protein product MSRTAVEQIKERLTIVEVVGSYVELKNAGKNYKAKSPFTNEKTPSFYVSPDRGMYYCFSSQKGGDMFTFVQEMEGVDFKGALKILAEKAHVELVPEDPKKRDAREIQYALLEEATQYFFKTRESAPLVDAYILERGVTMQTMHAWRIGYAKDEWRSLRTHLSVKGYTDAQMLAAGLIKKTDQGKEPYDVFRDRIMFPIFDTSGRVVAFSGRTMKKEEGTPKYVNSPETELFVKSDILYGYDKAKQGIRHYDFSLLVEGQFDLVLSHQAGYTNAVAVSGTAFTPHHLSLLERLSTRIVLALDADRAGVTAVKRIAGMMLSRGMDVKVARMEGGKDPADIIKANPVDFKHFVGHAVHVVEFLLGVLKEGMKDERTYKLRVREEILPLLVTMENRIDREHFEGVIAEQIGATKEGVHYEVERLEALHKNAPKAPSTHDASPVLRKEVLTTNRQTGLYNHICALMHVCVEERSWIGERIAAHMETILSPEAFSAFKEAEVTPLIQAEIFTLEEHLEGLREKYFLEEVSDVLTHYTHTMARDHLGALRKQLGLLEAGVDDVKEIEILTEMKKAEKLLQAPVKIDKE
- a CDS encoding sigma-70 family RNA polymerase sigma factor codes for the protein MKKLSKTELLQEHKAEGLLTIGRGRGYVTYDEILKEFPTIERDVDFLETLYERLATASIDVIGGGGMLGDETGGDLLTDRKNVYKRNDNAYDSIQMYLREIGQYPLLTAHEERVLAKRIVDGDSEARNLLARANLRLVVSIAKKYVGRSPDLTLLDLIQEGNLGLFKAVDKFDFTKGFKFSTYATWWIRQAITRALADQSRTIRIPVHMVETMAKYKQVARRLAQDLGRDPMAEEIATEMDVEVEKIYQIEKISQDTISLELPIGDDDDRSRLSDFIADDKIISPDQEVAHRILADQMQEILASLSDKERKILEMRHGLLDGTYHTLEEVGKEFGVTRERIRQIEAKALEKIRQHDKARRLKSY
- a CDS encoding CBS domain-containing protein, producing the protein MEIRDITKEAVLIPEDGTFKDAIALMMKEQTNSLLVVGDDGVLTGEVNVSDLLDAIIPTHLDGDKVFTQLGTEELFELAVRDAEDKEVREFMSVDFQSVRVDDSLITIAGTAIAHQTAHIPIVDHDDRPIGVISRRGLKHILAKYLGIRDNA